GAATACAGTTAACTTTAGCTATTGCACTGTCAGGAATAACAGTTCAGATTATGAATTCCAAAGTCCAACAGTTTAATTTAGATAAAATAAATAGCAATAATAATGATATTCTGGCTTTAGTATTATTTATTATGTTACTTGCTATTATGGCTCTATTAGTAGGTCAGGTTGATAATATATCTATGTTAATAAGTTCAGGACAAGGTGCAGGGTTTAGTTTGGCTCATGCAGGCTCACAAGTAACTAGAGGTATAGGAAATACAGCAAATGCTATTGTTAATACAGTTGCAATTGCAGCCGCAGGATCGGGATTAATAAAAGCAGGAGCAGAAACAGCAGGAAAAGAAGCGTTAAAGCAAACTGCAGAAAAAGCAGGGGAAGGAGGGTTAAAAGCAGTAGAGCAAGCTAAAAACAGCAGTATGCAAGCTTTAAAATCAAATTATGAAAAACATCATGTAGCTGAAAAACCTAATTTAGAAAAGAAATCAGACTTTGAAAAACACCATACTGTTGAGAGTTCAGACATAAAAAATAGACCAAATTTAGATACAATAGAACAGCAAAAAAAATCGTATCAGAATGAAACTGGTTTTGAAAAACATCATACACCTGAAAAAACTAATGCAGAAGACAAAACAAATAGTTATGAAAGACATCATGCCCCTGAAAGACCAAATCAAGAAGTAAATCAGAATGATACTCAAAAAACAGAAAAAGGAACTGTTAAGCCTGATATTAAAGAACAATCTAGGTGGCAGGAAGCTAAAGAAAATTATGATAACATCAAACATGGAACTTTTGGAAACGTGACAAGAGCAGGAACAAATACTTTAAACAAAGGAGTTTCTACGGTAACAGGCGGGGAAGCTAACGAAATACATGATAATAAAAAAAATAATGACAAAAAAGGAGAATAATTTTGAAAAAAATACTTGTATTATGCTTATTAACTCTTGTAATATCATGCGGTCAAAAAAACTATTCAAAAATGTCAATTGAAGAATTACAAAAAGAGGGTTTGAAATATCAGGAAAAATTTTTAAATAACTCTTTAAGTGAAAAGGAAAAGTTGGAAATTGAAAAAATAAGAATAATTTATCAAAAAAAAGAAGGATTTTTTCAAAAGAAAATAAATAAAGTAGACGTTGACATGAAAAAAGACTTTAAAAAAATGTCTATGGACGAATTGGACAGTTACATTGATAACATTGAAACTGAATTATATGAAAAAGGTAATATAAGTGAAACAAAAATGAAAAAAAGAGAGGAAGCAATGAAAGAACTGGAAGTAAAACAGAATGAGAGAACAAAACAGTTAATGGAAGAAAGAATCAAAAAAACAAAAGAAAATGCCAAAAATTCTAAAGGATTATTTTAAAAAAAGGAGTGTGGAACATGAGAAAAATAATATTTATTATGACTTTTTTATTAGGAATAGTAAGCTTTTCAGATAATTATTTTGAAGGATTCTGGAAGATTAATAAGCCATTTGAAGCTGAATTCTTACTGGAATATAAAGGAGTTGATACTAAACCGGTAAAACCTAAAGATGAATATAAGGTACATGTTAGAGAAAAAATAAGTGGAAAATGGGTGTATCACTATACAACATGGCTATTTGAAAAGGATGCTTATGGTATGACGTGTGGGTATCAAAATAATTCAGCATGTTTATCTTTTAATAGAAGTCCACAAGGTGCTTATGTAATGAATAAAACAGGAAAATATGATATTCAAAAAATGAATTCCCAAGAAATAGAAAATTTTAAAAAAGAACTTAAAACTAAGAAATGGATTCAATGGTAAGGCATTTTAAATTCCTTTTAATGCTTTTACTTTTTAGCTTTTTATTTGTAGGGTTTTCAAATCCTATTGATATAGAACAAAAAAGACAAGAAGTAGTACAAAATGCTATGAACATATATAACAGTGGTGCAAAATATGTATGGGGGGCTACAGGGCAAAACAATACCTATGACTGTTCAGGTTATACACAAGTTGTTATGAAACAGTCAGGATTAAATATTCCAAGAGTATCAAAAGAGCAGTCACAATATACAGAAAAAATATCAAAAGATCAGTTAAAACCCGGAGACTTAGTGTTTTTTAATAGGTCAAATGGAATAGGTCATGTAGGAATATATTTAGGAGACGGTAAAGTTTTACACAGTTCGGGTGGAAGTAAAAACACATCTTTAGCCACAGCAGGAAAAGGACCGATTATTTCAAATTTAGATAGTATGTCAGGTTTTGCGTGGGGTGCTTCGCTGAATAACATCATTTTAGAAAATGGATATACTGGTGTTAATGAAATTGCAGGAGATACTTCATTTTCTGAAATTATTGGATATAACAAAGACTTTACAAGAAATATTAGTTTTGATGAAATTGCAAGGGATTTTCAGGATATCATTGAAACTGGAATAAATATGTTAATGGGTATGCTTATACCATTTTTAACAGTGATATTTCTTATTGACTGTGCTTTTTTCGGAATAGTTTCATATTTGAATGAAACAGCAAATTTCATGAAAGAAATGATACTTAGATTTTTGAAATTTACTTTATTTATTTATTTCATTCAGGATTCGATTAATTTAATAAAGATGACTTATGATATGTTCGCAGAAATTGCCAAAACATTAAGCGGAGTTGAAAAACCCTCTGTTGACGGTCTTATAGATGTTTTTATAGCAAATGCTAAAAGTGTACTTGATTCACTAATGGATTTCAATTTAACACTAAATGCAATATTTAACCCAACAGGAACAGCTATTTATTTTTTATTCTTGCTGATTATATTAATTGCTATGGCTGTAGCTTATTTACAGTTATGTTATGAGATATTTTCAGCTACAATAATTTTTTACTTGGCAGTTGGTATGAGTTTTGGATTATTTCCGTTGAAAGCAGGAAAAATAACTGAAAAATATGGAACCAATCCTATAAGTACAGCATTTGCCTGCGGTTTAAAGTTGATAATTACTTTAATAATGGTAGGTGTAGCTAACGGACTGCTTGACAAAGCTGTATTAAAGGCAGAAGCAGTCAAAGGAATGGACTATATGCAGTTATTATGGATTCTTGGTTATACTTTAGTTGTTTGCTTTTTAGTAAAAAATATCAATAATATGTTTGCACAATTTAGATA
Above is a genomic segment from Sebaldella sp. S0638 containing:
- a CDS encoding type IV secretion system protein gives rise to the protein MEDFSFNEIITTIKTTLDYGATQIILAVLVLMSMLAVIDFVLTTFNNIGSSESVIKALIKRFLKYAFFFYVTKDFLNISKLLFDFFTNMGLIFIDDNILPSGTFSLDSMTAVLLESVKTVAGIIQGGGFKNDIWLLFYLITLFIAFFLIISLVVAIAVKIIQFYIVSTVSLVLFAFNLFEPLADIGEKAIRAIINSGIQLTLAIALSGITVQIMNSKVQQFNLDKINSNNNDILALVLFIMLLAIMALLVGQVDNISMLISSGQGAGFSLAHAGSQVTRGIGNTANAIVNTVAIAAAGSGLIKAGAETAGKEALKQTAEKAGEGGLKAVEQAKNSSMQALKSNYEKHHVAEKPNLEKKSDFEKHHTVESSDIKNRPNLDTIEQQKKSYQNETGFEKHHTPEKTNAEDKTNSYERHHAPERPNQEVNQNDTQKTEKGTVKPDIKEQSRWQEAKENYDNIKHGTFGNVTRAGTNTLNKGVSTVTGGEANEIHDNKKNNDKKGE
- a CDS encoding NlpC/P60 family protein; the encoded protein is MVRHFKFLLMLLLFSFLFVGFSNPIDIEQKRQEVVQNAMNIYNSGAKYVWGATGQNNTYDCSGYTQVVMKQSGLNIPRVSKEQSQYTEKISKDQLKPGDLVFFNRSNGIGHVGIYLGDGKVLHSSGGSKNTSLATAGKGPIISNLDSMSGFAWGASLNNIILENGYTGVNEIAGDTSFSEIIGYNKDFTRNISFDEIARDFQDIIETGINMLMGMLIPFLTVIFLIDCAFFGIVSYLNETANFMKEMILRFLKFTLFIYFIQDSINLIKMTYDMFAEIAKTLSGVEKPSVDGLIDVFIANAKSVLDSLMDFNLTLNAIFNPTGTAIYFLFLLIILIAMAVAYLQLCYEIFSATIIFYLAVGMSFGLFPLKAGKITEKYGTNPISTAFACGLKLIITLIMVGVANGLLDKAVLKAEAVKGMDYMQLLWILGYTLVVCFLVKNINNMFAQFR